A window of Salvia splendens isolate huo1 chromosome 8, SspV2, whole genome shotgun sequence genomic DNA:
TCGTCAAACCAATATTTGACATAATCTCACTAATGAATGTGCAAAACCAATATTTGACATAATCTCACTAATGAATGTgcataaatttataataattactATATATGTTATATTCTACTATGTTAAGGGCGTCTAAGAAAATTTATCAGGTAAATTGAGTAAGACAACACATGtacaaataatttataaaaaaaaaacatttttcacAAAGAATTTTAAAACACACTTTTTCATATCAATACATATAAATTTTTGGCTTGTTTTCTTATATGGAAATGAGcatcgttttcttatattttataagttgtttaaatagaaaatatgACGAGCTACACTGCAAAATTAGTTCCACATGAATAGCAACATTACAAAAAATTATAACAAAACTATTGTAGAAGTAAAATAGGTggaagaaaacaaaacaaaaacaaaaacaaaatcaaagtCAAAGGAATAACACACATCTCGACGCTGTCTCAACGCTAACTTCATCCACTAGAGAAGAATTGTCTCACATAAACTCCAAATCGAAGAACTTATTTTGAACAATAAATCAAAGAACACACGCCAACCAAACAAACTCACACACAGAAAATAAGAAAGCttgtcatttaaattaaaactttttATTAGGATCTAGTCAATACTGTAACTTTTAAAAGTATTGACTGGAACCATAACTTTGGTACCTTCCAAAATTGTCTAGATACAACTAAAATTCTGATAAAATTTGCTCTTTAGATTATAGTACTAATTGTTATTACTTCTAGACAAATTTggcattattatattttatagtggtcaatttttaattaattttatttatatgatatcatgataaaaaaaatttacaaaaattcaataaatttcATCATAATTGTGATCTAgttacaaaaatataaaaattagaaaaaattacAGTTTAATTAGCCattataaaaattatgaataagTAGATATCCTTATGATTTAAATGacaaattttctttaaaaaatatacttaaatttCAGCCGAAAAGTGAAGGAGGCGACGTTACGAGAAAACTCGAAAATTCACACCAAATTATGATTTAAAATCTGAACGACAAAACCAAAATTATTGTCGTCGCAAACCATAAGTCTAAATCATATAGGATGTCGATTAATTAACATAGATGTTAAGAATGTTGAAGATAGAAAAACAAACTCTATAATCAAGGAGTGAAAATTCGATagagagaaaatgaaattcTGATTTTAAGATCTCAAAAACTCTGAATATAATATGAAGTCTTAGCTCATATATACACTGTGTATGAGGTGCAAGTGAGAAGCTAGTTGTGCGTAGCAAACTATCACAACTCTTCTAACAAAGTAGCTACCAGACAAAAAGGAtaaagaatattaaaaaaataaattaataacaaatacTACAGCTTTCCCTCTTAGCTGCAAACTGCCACTTTCTTTAACACTCCATGTCAAGATGGACTGTATAGAGAGTTGAAGTTCATCTTGCTGAGGATTGACTGGAACCCTGCAATTGCAAGAGGTTTGGTAAGGATGTCTACAACTTGAAGGTTATTCCTGATATGCAGAGGCTTGATTACTCCTTCTAAATATCTGTCTCTCACTGTATGACAATCaatctctatgtgttttgtcctTTATGAAAGACATGGTTGGAGCATATGTGTATAGCCGATTGGTTGTCACAGTACAGAGGTACATCCTTTTCTCTTTTAATTCCAAAATCTTCAAGTAGTGCAGTTGCCCAGACCACTTCACATGTAGCCAATGCCATAGCTCTATATTCAGCTTCAGCTGATGACCTGGATATAGTATTATGTTTCTTTGCCTTCCAAGATATGAGGGAATTTCCAAGGAATAAACAGTAGCCGGTCATGGACTTTCTAGTATCCGGGCATGAAGCCCAATCAACATCTGAGAAGATGCTAAGTACTGGCTTGCTGTTACTTGAGTAAAACAATCCATGACCTGGACTACCTTTTAAATATCTCAAGATCTTTTCAGCTGCTTCCCAATGATCAGTGCATGGATTGGAAACGAATTGGCTTAACTTATGTACAACAAATGTGACGTGAGGCCTAGTGATGCATAAGTACAATAGTCTCCCAATAAGTCTTCTATATTTTGATGGATCACTCAAGGGAGTGCCCGAGTCCAGTTGCAACTTCTTAAGAGGATCTATGGGGACAGATGAGAGTTTGCATCCCAAGAGTCCAGTGTCTCTAAGTAGATCCATGGTGTATTTCCTCTGTGAGATTTGGATTCCCTTCTGATTTTTAGCAATCTATGGTCAAGAAAGTATTTAGGAGTTCCCAAGTCCTTGCTTAGTCCCTCATTAAGATCAGATGAGTTAgacttcaaaaaaattaaatttaattacttatcTTGAAATTAATTACTTGTTTAAGCTTGGTTTAGGATAAACATTAAGTCTTTGAATTGAATTCAATTAATCAACTCCTCATCAGAGAAGTATTTATACGTGGGCTAAGCTGCTCACAAACAAATTCATCCGACCCACTTCATTTATCTAAGAGCCCAAACAATACTTTGAATATTTGTGAACTATAACCCAACATGTTTTTATGCTTGTTCGTGCTTAAACTACTAGTTAACCCCAACAAACCTCTAAATTTAACGGGTTGTGGCTTATTTAGTATGACTTGACGTGCCAGCTATACCTCTATTGAGTATTAATCAATAACTAACCTGATCTTGACAATCGTTATTATAATTTGTtgcattttttttgaaaaattacaAACATCATAGTGATCGGTATAAACGAGACGAATTTGAAgggaaaaaatattgaaataatagaaaaattaatttaggaAAATTGggagaaaattttaaattaaagaatATGAAATGGAAATAAAAGGAATATAGAAGCGAAAACGAATAGAGAATTAAAAGTTCACAGTTAAGCAATACAGCGCCTCTTTTAATAATTCCACAGAGAAAAAGATAGGAGAGAGGAAGGCGCACTTCTCTATTTAAACCCTGCATCgatttctcttcatctctcccaCTCTCACACTCACATTTACTCTCTCCGAAATTTGTGAGTACTGCCATTTGTAGAGTGAGAAATTGCTGAAATTATGTCCGGAagaggaggccgatcaggaggcggaggggGAGGCCGGGGACGCGGTCGCATCGGAGGCGGAAGAGGACCACCAGACGCCGGTCGAGGCCAGCAGGCGGCGCGCGGCGGCGGGGGACCAGGTCGCGGCGGAGCCGGTGGCTACAAAGCGCCACCGCAATCAGTCGTTGCGGCGCCTTCTCAGCCGTCGCGGCCGGAGCCGGCGGCGTCGTTGTCTCACGAAATGGAGCAAAAGCTTACGCTGAAGGCATCTTCATCACAGACTCCTCAGACGCAGAGAcctccggcggcggcggcgaatcCTCCGCCGGTTCAGCCGGAATTGCCTCCGGCTTCGTCCAAGGCGGTCAGGTATCCGCAGAGGCCTGGATTTGGAAGCTGCGGCCGGAAAGTGGTGGTGAAGGCGAATCACTTCCTCACGGAGATCGTAAACAGAGATCTGCGCCATTACGATGTGAGTTGGAACCTTTTGATTGcagaattctatttttttttatcgtgtATGTTTATTGAGTTTATATGTCGTCGTTGAGTTGTTTCGTATTAACAAAGTTTCAACAGACATTCTTCTGATGTTCATTGTGATTTTGCTGAGTTAGgttttttgtgtatttttttgcTTTCAGTCTTAAATAAATGCATAGTAACATGTGTTTTCACCTTTTGATTGTAgaattctaattatttttttctggtGTATATTTATTGAGTTTATATGTCCTCACTGAGTTGTTTCTTATTCACAACGTTTCAACAGACATTCTTATAatgttctttttgttttttgccGAGTTAAGTTTTTCAGTGTATTTTTTTGCTCTCACTTTTTAATAAATGCATAGTCTCACATTTGCTAGGCCATAATTTTCATGTATTTCTATATATTTTCACTACACGCATGTACAGTTTTACTTCATTACCTAACATCTTGATTAGTATGTGTATTTGTCAATGACTTTTGCAGGTTTCAATATCGCCTGAAGTGACATCTAAGAAGGTGTGTAGAGCGATCATGAATCAGCTTGTTACAAACTATAAAGACTCGCATCTAGGGAAGAGGATGCTCGCATACGATGGAAGAAAAAGTTGCTACGCTGCTGGCGAGTTGCCTTTTGAATCAAAAGATTTTGTGGTCGAGCTAAACAGTGGTGATAGTCAGTCGAGGTAAAGTTTAGCTAACAATAATATCATGCCTATTGGTGCTGTCAGTCCTATCCTTGAGTTTATTCCAAATATTGCATAATCTGCATTTGTTATGTATGTATGGAGATTGAGTGGCAATGGTGTTAGATTTTTTAGTTGTGTGGAATGActcttttatatatttaattcataTTGACActgttataaaattaaattacagtTAATTTTGGGCTGATACTGTGTTATGTTTTGCTTCAATGCATGCTGCCTCTTACTTAGAATGTCATGCATACATGCAGGAGAGAGCGCAAGTTCAAAGTGTCGATCAAATTCGCTGCCAAAGTAGACCTGCATCACCTACAGCAATTCATACGGGGCAGACAACTGGATCTGCCACAGGAAACCCTGCAATTATATGATGTGGTTTTGAGGGAGAATCCTTCTAACAGGTGCCATTTTTCGCTCAAAATAGTGTCACATTCTCATATAAGTATTTGGTTTTCTGTGTAAATCAATAATCATGATCTATCCTCTTATTTCAGCTGCGCAGTGGTTGGGAGGTCATTTTTCTCGCCTATGCTGGGTGATATAGGAGAGTTAGGAAATGGTCTAATGTATTGGAAAGGCTTCTATCAAAGTCTTCGCCCTACTCAGATGGGCCTGTCTCTCAACATTGGTATGCAGTTCATTCTTATGGGACTTTTGCACTTGATTTTATGGTGTGTCGTGAACTGATTTTAATTGGCTTTTTTATTCTTGCAGATATGTCTGCTAGGGCATTCTTTGAACCTATTTGGGTCTCGCAATATGTTCAAAAACATATCAACAAAGATCTGTCCTGGGGTTTATCTGACCAAGATCGCATAAAGGTTCTTGTTaagttaatttttaattgttgaaACTCTAATTTTGTTCGACTTTGCTTTATCTTATGTCATTGATCTTGTGTggataataacatcatgttctCTAGGTCAAAAAAGCTTTAAAGGGTGTACGGGTGGAGACCCAACATCTAGGTCAAATCAGACGCCATAAGATTTCAGGCATCACAACCATGTCCTCCCGGcagttgatgtgagctttttcTAAACTTTTTTCTAGTGTATTCTTACTTGGCTTTTATGGAGTGCTTTATTGTAGGTTGCATTTTGTGTCTAAATAATTCTGATGTTTCCTTTAGAATTTGTGCTGATAAGATGCTCAATCAATCTACTAAATTTGTTTGACCCACCTTCACTTATTATACTAACTCAGCACCTATCTGGGGCCGACCGGTAATCCTAAATGCTTATTGTTTTCATTGTTGTTCTATTGGAAAAATGGAAAATTAAATTCACTTTTATCGGACATTGTATACAGGTTTTCCATGGATGGAATGGAAGCTCAGATCTCAGTTGCACAATACTTCAGTCAGCAGTACAATATTTCTCTAGACTATCCAAATTTGCCAGCGATTCAGGCAGGCAGTGACACTAAACCCATTTATCTTCCAATGGaggtatttatttattattgtgTTCTTATTAATTATCTTAAGTTATGTTCTCTGTTAAGTactattattctttttctttaacaGCTTTGTAAGATTGTTGAGGGTCAGCGATTCTCTAGAAAATTGAATGAAAGACAAGTTACTGCACTATTGAAGGCGACATGCCAACGCCCCAAGGATAGAGAAAGTTCAATCCTCCAGGCATGACTTCACAATGATGATTGCtatatatattatcatttgGTTTCTCCATGTTTCTATAAGCTTGTGAACAAGCAATACTTACAATACTTATCTGCAGATGGTTCGTAAAAATGATTACAACAATGATAAGCTTGTGAACGAACAATTTGGCATTAATGTTAGGTCTGAGATGGTATCTGTAGATGCACGGGTGTTGCCTCCGCCTATGGTATGATACTAATGGATATTTGTTGTCATTTGTCAAATATCAGgacttttaatattttattttataaaacttGACAGCTGAAATATCACGAGACTGGTAAAAATAGTCTGGTAACTCCAAGTGTAGGGCAGTGGAACATGATTGACAAGGTAAATTTCTTTTACGTTTATGTTATTGAGCACAATGTTTAATAATAGTCATTTAACTAAAGCTTTGATATTTCTAGAAAATGGTTAATGGAGGAAAGGTTGAGTTCTGGGCTTGCATCAACTTCTCAAGGATGCATAGTAACCATGCTGGCCAATTTTGTGATGATTTGATTGAGATGTGTTGCAGTAGAGGGATGGTATGGTCTTCTTCCCGATTTTTTCCGTAGTCGATCTAATTATGAAGTGGCAATTAAACCATGACAATCATTGTTTCAGGAATTTAATCGAAGACCTCTAGTTCCTGTTCGCAATGCGCATGGCCCGATCGAGAAGGCCTTGATTGATCTTGAGACCGAGAGTTCCAAGGCTGGAAAACAACTCCAGTTGCTCATTGTCATTTTGCCTGAAATGACTGGATCATATGGTTAATCTACCTTGACTTGATTCTGAAACCTCATATGAAATGTTACTGTGCTGTGTGATTTAACAATacaatttccttttttctttgcAGGGATGATAAAGCGAGTTTGTGAAACGGAGTTGGGTATTGTCTCACAGTGCTGTCTACCGAAGAATGTATCGAAACCCGGGAAACAATATATGCAATACTTGGAGAATGTCTCCCTTAAAATAAATGCAAAGGTTTGTCTTAAAAGTTATCTATAGATATTGCATCAATTTACAAAAGACCATCATCTCCTGACTTAATTTACTATTCGTTTTGTCTTCTTGCTGCTGTCATTTTGGTAGGCTGGAGGTCGAAACAGCGTGTTGGAGATGGCCGTGAAGGGAAAGTTTCCATATCTCAGTGATCGACCCACTATTATATTCGGAGCAGATGTTACTCATCCTCTACCAGGAGAGGATTCGAGTCCCTCTATAGCTGCGGTATGGTAACCTCTTACTCTACCAATCTCATTGCTCTATTAAAACAGGTTATCATTCATACAACCACTTGGCTCATCATATTTCATTGTGTGCAGGTTGTTGCTTCAACTGACTGGCCCGAAGTAACGAAGTATAGAGCACTCATTTCTACACAGGCTCACAGGGAAGAAATCATTCAGGATCTTTACAACAAGCGAGAGGATCCTAAAAGGGGAGTAATCCATGGTGGAATGATTAGGTTAGTTTCCCACTCTTgactttttttcttatttatttcctTCCCTACTAATGTATTCCCATTTTGCAGAGAGCATTTGGTGGCTTTCTACAAATCCACTAAGCTTAAACCTCACAGGCTCATATTCTACAGGTCTGGTTGATGTTTGCCTTCACTTTACTATCTGGTGTTATTTTCATTATAGTAAACTTATGTTGCTGATTATCGAAATGGTAGGGATGGGGTTAGTGAAGGACAATTCAGTCAGGTCCTTCTTCATGAAatggaggcaataaggaaggtaTGCCTTTTTGTGCTTTCTTAGATATTCCATTGAAATCATCGTTCTTTTTATGTTGTTTATTTTTGCATGATGATTAAATGATGCTTTTCAGGCTTGCAACTCTATTGAGGAAAATTACATGCCAAGGGTCACTTTTATCGTCGTGCAAAAGAGGCATCATACACGTCTTTTTGCTGCTAATCACAATGATAGGAATAACACCGATAGGAGCGGCAACATTCTTCCTGGTATCAATTATGCTGTCAGATATATCCTTACAGGTTTAATCACCTTTCATATTCCTCTGTATAACAATGCTTGCTTTCTCTCCTGATTAGGCACCGTTGTCGACACAAAGATATGCCACCCAACTGAGTTCGATTTCTACCTCTGTAGCCATGCTGGCATCCAGGTTTAAAACTCTTCTGGTGCTGACTTTTAATCCGTTTATATGTGTAGCCTtcgttttttaaaatttatttcatctgTTGCTTGCTTCCGAGCAGGGTACAAGCCGCCCCACCCACTACCATGTCCTCTATGATGAGAACGCGTTCACAGCCGATGGTCTGCAAATGCTGACATACAGCTTGTGCTATACGTGAGTGTTGTCTTTAAATCACATTGAACACATTTATGCTGCATTGCTCTAACGACTCTTCTCATTTTCAGGTATGCCAGATGTACTCGCTCGGTGTCCCTAGGTCAGTACTCATTGTTTTTTTCTGTGATCGAGTTTCAACTGTCTTCTGTAATCTTTCTTAAATTACCATCTACCTTGTTTTTTTGCAGTTCCACCAGCGTACTATGCGCATCTAGCTGCTTTCCGAGCTCGTTACTATATTGAAGGCACCGACTTCTCTGACAGTGGATCGGCTTCTGATGCTGGTCGGGGTGCTACTCGGGAGAGGAACAGAGAGGTTGGACCTCTGCCAAAGATCAAAGACAATGTGAAGGATGTGATGTTTTACATCTGATCCTTGTGCTTGTTTGATGGTAatgcatatatatattatgTCTGATGCTGCCTTAAAAACATTTCAGTTTTTGCCTAAACTCAAAGTATTGGGCTTTTTTTGATGGGATATAATCTCTGTTTTAAGAGGTTTTTTGAGTGCCTCTACATTTCTTGCTGCTCTATatagtttttaaaatatttttggaatgtAAAGAACAATAGAGGTTACTTTTTCATATGAAATTTGTTAATAGTCTGGGGAAATGGTTTAGTTGCCTCTTCTGAGTTTgcagttaattaattaatatgtgTTCTTTTGGACTTGTGAATTTAAGCATTAGCATGGCTGAGATTCATTCGAATTGATGTCTTttgagtttgcatttt
This region includes:
- the LOC121744632 gene encoding secreted RxLR effector protein 161-like; this translates as MDLLRDTGLLGCKLSSVPIDPLKKLQLDSGTPLSDPSKYRRLIGRLLYLCITRPHVTFVVHKLSQFVSNPCTDHWEAAEKILRYLKGSPGHGLFYSSNSKPVLSIFSDVDWASCPDTRKSMTGYCLFLGNSLISWKAKKHNTISRSSAEAEYRAMALATCEVVWATALLEDFGIKREKDVPLYCDNQSAIHICSNHVFHKGQNT
- the LOC121745178 gene encoding protein argonaute 5-like, which codes for MSGRGGRSGGGGGGRGRGRIGGGRGPPDAGRGQQAARGGGGPGRGGAGGYKAPPQSVVAAPSQPSRPEPAASLSHEMEQKLTLKASSSQTPQTQRPPAAAANPPPVQPELPPASSKAVRYPQRPGFGSCGRKVVVKANHFLTEIVNRDLRHYDVSISPEVTSKKVCRAIMNQLVTNYKDSHLGKRMLAYDGRKSCYAAGELPFESKDFVVELNSGDSQSRRERKFKVSIKFAAKVDLHHLQQFIRGRQLDLPQETLQLYDVVLRENPSNSCAVVGRSFFSPMLGDIGELGNGLMYWKGFYQSLRPTQMGLSLNIDMSARAFFEPIWVSQYVQKHINKDLSWGLSDQDRIKVKKALKGVRVETQHLGQIRRHKISGITTMSSRQLMFSMDGMEAQISVAQYFSQQYNISLDYPNLPAIQAGSDTKPIYLPMELCKIVEGQRFSRKLNERQVTALLKATCQRPKDRESSILQMVRKNDYNNDKLVNEQFGINVRSEMVSVDARVLPPPMLKYHETGKNSLVTPSVGQWNMIDKKMVNGGKVEFWACINFSRMHSNHAGQFCDDLIEMCCSRGMEFNRRPLVPVRNAHGPIEKALIDLETESSKAGKQLQLLIVILPEMTGSYGMIKRVCETELGIVSQCCLPKNVSKPGKQYMQYLENVSLKINAKAGGRNSVLEMAVKGKFPYLSDRPTIIFGADVTHPLPGEDSSPSIAAVVASTDWPEVTKYRALISTQAHREEIIQDLYNKREDPKRGVIHGGMIREHLVAFYKSTKLKPHRLIFYRDGVSEGQFSQVLLHEMEAIRKACNSIEENYMPRVTFIVVQKRHHTRLFAANHNDRNNTDRSGNILPGTVVDTKICHPTEFDFYLCSHAGIQGTSRPTHYHVLYDENAFTADGLQMLTYSLCYTYARCTRSVSLVPPAYYAHLAAFRARYYIEGTDFSDSGSASDAGRGATRERNREVGPLPKIKDNVKDVMFYI